From one Rhodothermales bacterium genomic stretch:
- a CDS encoding GNAT family N-acetyltransferase has translation MSHPSLTIRHLQTYDEIVACRDVQQETWGEAFVDLVPPSLLVVTQKIGGILAGAFTESNELVAFVYGVQGRRNGHAIHWSHMMAVRPAYRGSGIGRDLKLFQRDFVLNQGIRRIHWTYDPLEALNANLNLNRLGAFPEEYVRDLYGDGSSSILHSTIGTDRYVVTWHLLEEDRLAHRAQFEDAGVLSDLPIVNGAEVLEDSHAVRVEIPVNVQQVKKQSADQARAWRQSTRKALELYLGAGFGVVGYYQDPDTKRCFYILARRRAA, from the coding sequence CGTGCAGCAGGAAACCTGGGGGGAAGCCTTTGTCGATCTGGTGCCGCCGTCCTTGCTGGTGGTCACCCAGAAGATCGGGGGCATCCTCGCCGGCGCCTTCACCGAGTCCAACGAACTGGTGGCCTTTGTGTATGGCGTACAGGGCCGGCGGAACGGCCACGCCATCCACTGGTCGCACATGATGGCGGTCCGGCCGGCGTACCGGGGCTCCGGCATCGGGCGGGACCTGAAGCTGTTCCAGCGCGACTTCGTCCTGAACCAGGGGATTCGCCGTATCCACTGGACGTACGACCCGCTCGAGGCGCTCAACGCCAACCTGAACCTCAACCGCCTGGGCGCATTTCCCGAAGAATACGTGCGCGACCTGTACGGAGACGGCTCGAGCAGTATCCTGCACAGCACGATCGGGACGGACCGCTACGTGGTGACGTGGCATCTCCTGGAGGAGGATCGGCTCGCGCACCGAGCGCAGTTCGAGGACGCCGGCGTCCTGTCCGACCTGCCGATCGTGAACGGGGCGGAGGTGCTGGAGGATAGCCATGCCGTCCGCGTCGAGATCCCGGTCAACGTGCAGCAGGTCAAGAAGCAGTCCGCCGATCAGGCGCGGGCGTGGCGGCAGTCGACGCGCAAGGCGCTGGAGCTGTATCTGGGCGCCGGCTTCGGGGTAGTGGGTTATTACCAGGACCCGGATACGAAACGCTGTTTTTATATTCTGGCGCGGCGCCGCGCGGCCTGA
- the menC gene encoding o-succinylbenzoate synthase — protein sequence MSTSISPFHLKRITLREIHLPLVEPFAISSGTETVRRITLVEMEDGDGVTAWGECVAAALPNYNSESVDTAWMAMSQWLAPLLLGKTVQPLEVYDLFHKAMRGHEMAKAGLEMTLWGLAATRQGVALARLLGGTRAEVGTGISIGIQATPEKLVKKVGECMAQGYRKIKMKIKPGFDIPYVRAVRDAYGDSAPLMVDANNAYTLEDVEVLKQLDAFGLIMIEQPLEWDDLVRHAALQPQLQTPICLDESITKLERAQDMVTLGSGRIINIKPGRVAGYTSSLRIHDYTQRQGIPVWCGGMLESGIGRAYNVALASLPNFTLPGDISPSRRYWERDIVSPEWEMDQAGMIAVPMDTPGIGVEVDVDRIDNLTVRELTI from the coding sequence ATGTCCACGTCCATTTCCCCATTCCATCTCAAACGCATCACGCTTCGCGAAATCCATCTCCCCCTGGTCGAACCCTTCGCGATCTCGTCCGGGACGGAGACTGTGCGGCGCATCACCCTGGTGGAGATGGAGGATGGTGACGGCGTGACAGCCTGGGGCGAATGCGTCGCGGCGGCGCTGCCGAACTACAACTCCGAGAGCGTGGATACGGCATGGATGGCGATGTCGCAGTGGCTGGCGCCGCTCTTGCTCGGGAAGACGGTGCAGCCCCTGGAGGTGTACGACCTGTTCCATAAGGCGATGCGTGGGCACGAGATGGCCAAGGCCGGCCTGGAGATGACGCTCTGGGGCCTGGCGGCCACGCGGCAGGGCGTCGCGCTGGCGAGGCTGCTGGGCGGCACACGCGCGGAGGTCGGCACGGGCATCTCGATCGGCATCCAGGCCACGCCGGAGAAGCTGGTCAAGAAGGTCGGCGAGTGCATGGCGCAGGGCTATCGGAAGATCAAGATGAAGATCAAGCCGGGCTTCGACATCCCGTATGTCCGCGCCGTCCGCGATGCCTACGGCGACAGCGCCCCGCTGATGGTCGATGCGAACAACGCCTATACGCTGGAAGATGTGGAGGTGCTGAAGCAGCTCGACGCGTTCGGACTCATCATGATCGAGCAGCCGCTGGAATGGGACGATCTGGTCCGGCACGCCGCCCTGCAGCCGCAGCTCCAGACGCCCATCTGCCTCGACGAGTCGATCACGAAGCTCGAACGGGCGCAGGACATGGTGACGCTCGGCAGCGGGCGGATCATCAACATCAAACCCGGACGCGTGGCCGGTTATACCTCGTCGCTGCGGATCCACGATTACACGCAGCGGCAGGGCATCCCGGTCTGGTGCGGCGGGATGCTGGAGAGCGGTATCGGCCGCGCCTACAACGTGGCACTCGCCTCGCTGCCCAACTTCACCCTGCCCGGCGATATTTCGCCGAGCCGGCGGTACTGGGAGCGCGACATCGTGTCTCCGGAATGGGAAATGGATCAGGCCGGCATGATCGCCGTCCCGATGGACACGCCCGGCATCGGCGTGGAGGTCGATGTCGATCGCATCGACAACCTGACCGTGCGCGAGCTGACGATCTGA